Part of the Pseudarthrobacter sp. L1SW genome, AAGGCGTCCAGGTCCAGGTTGCCCTGCTTGTAGTGGGAGACGAGCATCGGGAAGTCGCGGGAGGGGAGGCAATCCCCGTACCAGGAGGACTTCAGCGATCCGCCGCGGCCGAACACGTCCAGCAGCGGCAGTTCCAGCTTCATGGACGGCGTCGGGACGCCCACCAGGACCACACGGCCGGCGAGGTCGCGGGCGTAGAACGCCTGCTTGTAGGTTTCGGGGCGGCCGACGGCGTCAATCACCACGTCTGCGCCGTGGCCTCCCGTGAGGGCGCGGATGGCCTCAATGGGGTCTTCCTTGCTGGAGTCGATGCCGTGCGTGGCGCCGTGGGACGTTGCCATTTCCACTTTGTTGGCGTCGATGTCCACCGCGATAATCGTGGTGGCCCCGGCAAGCTTGGCGCCGGCGATCGCGGCGATGCCAACACCGCCGCAGCCGATCACTGCCACGGACTCGCCACGTTTGACCTCACCGGTGTTGATGGCGGCACCGATGCCGGCCATGATGCCGCAGCCGAGCAGCCCGACGGCGGCCGCATCGGCTTCGGGGTCCACCTTTGTGCATTGCCCGGCGGCAACCAGCGTCTTTTCCGCGAACGCGCCGATGCCCAGCGCGGGGGAGAGGACCGTACCGTCTTCAAGGGTCATCTTCTGGGTGGCGTTGTGCGTGTTAAAGCAGTACTGCGGCTGGCCCTTGGCACAGGCCCGGCACTCGCCGCACACGGCGCGCCAGTTCAGGATCACCCGGTCGCCGGGAGCGATCGACGTAACACCGTCGCCCACGGCGGACACAACACCTGTTGCTTCATGGCCGAGAAGGAAGGGGAAGTCATCGTTGATGCCGCCCTGCTTGTAGTGAAGGTCCGTGTGGCAGACGCCGCAGGTGAGGATGTCCACCAGCGCCTCGCCCGGGCCCGGATCCGGCACCAGGATGGTCTCCACCGACACCGGGGCGTTCTTTTCCTTGGCAATCACTGCCTTGACTCTATGAACCATGTTTCCTGTGTTCCTTTCCTTGGCCAGACGAAAATCCCCGACGCGACTATCAAGTCTAGGAGCTACGGCTCCTCCGGACGGCTACCCAAAGGGGTGGGTCCCCGCACCAAAGGGACGGTGCGTGGGCCGCATTGAACCCCCTGCCGCATCCGCGTCAATTGCGTAATGCACAACAGGATTCGCATAGCGCTTAGTCGAAATATGCCAGTCGCCGTGGGGCGTGTCAACGGAAACTGCCAGCCGCGGTGCCGGGATTGCTGCCCCTTTCTGAAGATGGAATCTTCGTCCCGTGCAACGCAACTTCTGGGAGCGCAACGGATTACGCCACCAACAGGGCAAGGACCCATTGACTGTGGTGTCGCTCACGCTTACTCTAGTGCAACAGCGTTGCGCCTCACGCAACTCTTTCGATTTCGCTTCGAGAAGCACCACAGAAAGGCATCACCCGCGATGACCATCACAACCGAGAACGCCACCTCCGTCGCCGAACTCGAGCGCACCAAGATCCTCAAGAACGGCGAAAAAGTCAGCCTCACCTTCTCCGATGCCGAGTTCGAGCGCCGGATTGCCGGGCTCCGCCGCATCATGGCGGAGAAGGAACTGGACGCCGTCGTCCTCACGAGCTACCACTCCATCAAGTACTACTCCGACTTCCTGTTCACCACCTTCGGCCGCTCCTACGGCATGGTGGTCACCAAGGATGACACCGTCACCGTCACCGCCAATATCGACGCCGGCATGCCTTGGCGCCGCAGCTACGGCGACAACATCGTCTACACGGACTGGCGCCGGGACAACTACATCTTCGCCATCCAGGAAGTCCTGCGGACCCGCGGCATCAACCCGCGCCGGCTCGGTGTCGAGGACGATTCACTCCCGCTGGACAACCGCAACAAGATCCAGGCAGCCTTCCCGTCCGCAACCCTGGTGGACGTGGCCCAGGCCGCCATGCGCCAGCGCATGATCAAGTCCGCCGAGGAAATCGAGGTCATCAAGCACGGCGCCCGCATCGGAGACCTCGGCGGAGAGGCCATCCGGAACGCCATCACAGCCGGCATCACCGAATACGAGGTGGCGCTGATCGGCACCGAGGCCATGGTCCACGAAATCGCCCGGACCTTCCCCAATTCCGAGATCCGCGACACCTGGGTGTGGTTCCAGTCCGGCATCAACACCGACGGCGCCCACAACTGGGCCACCACCCGCAAGATCCAGGAACACGACATCCTGTCCCTGAACTGCTTCCCCATGACCTCCGGCTACTACACCGCCCTGGAGCGCACCCTGTTCTACGGCGAGCCGGACGCCCGGTCGCTGGAACTGTGGAACATCAACGTCGAGGTCCACAAGCGCGGCCTGGAACTCATCAAGCCCGGCGCCGTCTGCAAGGACATCGTCGCGGAGCTGAACGAGATCTACGTGGGCTACGGCCTGCTGGCCAACCGCACCTTCGGGTACGGCCACTCCTTCGGCGTCCTCAGCCACTACTACGGCCGCGAAGCCGGGCTGGAACTCCGCGAGGACATAGACACGGTCCTGGAGCCGGGCATGGTGGTCTCCATGGAACCCATGATCACGGTCCTCGACGGCCAGCCCGGCGCAGGCGGCTACCGCGAACACGACATCCTGGTGGTGGGCGAGGACGGCGCGGAGAACATCACCAAGTTCCCGTTCGGTCCCGAATACAACATCATCGGAGCCTGATCCCCAGCCTCAGGCACGGGAAGCGGCGCCACCGCACGGTGGCGCCGCTTTTCGGCCTCCATTAGGGAATGATGGGTAGGACCATGAGCGCAACAGAATCCGAGACGCCAGGCAGCGGCGACAGCAAGGGCGCGTCCGTGATCGTGAACGCCGTCGCCGTCCTCCGGACCTTCACGGCGGACGAGCCCCTCCTGGGCGTCACTGAGATTGCCAACCGCGTGGGGCTGCACAAAAGCACCGTCTCCAGGATCCTGGCCACGTTTGAACAGGAGCACCTGGTGGAGCGGGACGCCGAGACGCGGCGCTTCCGGCTGGGACTGGGCCTGATCGCCGTCGCCGGGCCGCTCCTCGCCGAACTTGAGGAGCGCCGCGTGGCCTACCCGGTGCTGCGGGAGCTGTCCGAGCAGACTGGCGAAACCAGCGCACTCATGGTGTGGAGCGGGGATGAATCCATCTGCGTGGAGCAGATCGCCAGCCATCACCAGATCAAGCACACAACTCCACTGGGCGCCCGGTACAACGATGCCCTCAGCGCCTCGGTGCAGGTTTTCCTTGCGCAGCTCCCGGAGGAAAGGGTCCGTTCCCTGCTCAGCAGCGGTGCTGTCACCTACCCGGGCATGGACGCATCCAGCCTGGACGCCTATCTGGTCCGGTTGAAGGATGACCTTCGGCGCGGCTGGGCCGTCAACTACGGGGAAACCTCCATCGATGAGGTGGGACTCGCGGCCCCCGTCTACGACCACCGCGGCGAGGTGGTGGCTGCCGTCCTCATCCCGGCGCCCCGGTTCCGGGTGTCCACGGAGCGGCTGCAGGCGCTGGGGGAGTCATGTGCTGCCGCAGCTGCCAAAGTCACTGCCCGCCTCGGCGGGAGGCCACGCGAAGACAGGGAAACCCCGGGCCAGCGGCAGGGCCGAAACAAAAGCTTGTAGCTTCAAGTAACCTCGGGTATCGTTAGGTTGAAACTTCAACTAACGCCTGAGGACCCGACATGACCGTAACCAGCGAACAGCACGTCAGCCACCGGCTCGGTAATGCCACCGTGCGCAGCCGGGTCAGCGTTCCCCTGCGCTTTCCGGACGGCTACACCGCAACCGCCGACGTTCTCACCTTCCATGGGCTCGCCGACGGCAAGGAGCACCTCCTGCTTGGACTCGGCGGCTGGGAACAGGCCCTGCTCCACCGGGAGTCGGCGCAGTCCGCGCCGATTGTCCGGCTTCACAGCGAATGTCTCACGGGTGATGTGTTCGGCAGCGAGCGTTGCGACTGCGGCCCGCAGCTGCGCGAAGGGGTGGAGGAGATCGCGGCAACCGGCGGGTTCCTGCTGTACCTGCGCCAGGAAGGCAGGGGCATCGGTCTGTACGCAAAGCTCGATGCCTATGCGCTGCAGGACGCAGGCCTGGATACTTACGAAGCAAACGTGGCCCTGGGCCACGGCGAGGACGAACGGGACTACACGGCCGCTGCCCAGATGCTCGCTGCGCTGGGTGCCACGTCAGTCCGCCTCCTCAGCAACAATCCTGACAAAACGGCACAGCTGACGGCCCTGGGCATCGAGGTCACCGAACAGGTTCCCACCGGAGTCCACCTGTCTCCGGCGAACCGTGCCTACCTGGCCGCCAAGCGGGACCACACCGCCCATACCCTGGACTTTGCGGCCTGAGGCGGGCGGGACAGCCATGACAATCCATATCGACGACGTTTACGCCGTGTCCACCCTCCCTCAATCCGCCGCGCCGAAGCCAGCCATGGTCCCCGCGCGGATCCCCACGCATGAGGAACTGCTCGCCAGGGTTGATGTGCTGGTTCCGGGGCTGAGGGAGCGGGCGGAGGAAACCGAGAACCAGCGGCGCCTCCCGGACAATACGCTGCTGGAGCTGCAGGAGGCCGGCGTCTTCAAGATCCTCGCGCCCACCGGCGTCGGCGGTTATGGCATGGGCGTGGAAACCTACGGTGAAGTTTTGCGGCGGCTAGCCCGGGGCTGCCCCTCGACGGCGTGGAACGCCGGGCACCTGGCCGAGCATGTCTGGATGCTCGCGCGCTGGCCGCAAGCGGCACAGGATGAGGTGTTCGCGGACGGCCCGGCGCCCCTGGCCGCCGCCACCGGCGCGCCTGCCGGGCTTGCCGAGGAGGTGCCGGGCGGTTACCTCATCACCGGCCGCTGGAGCTTCGCTTCCGGTGTGCTGCACTCCCAGTGGGCGCTCCTGGCCGTAGAACACAACGGGGTGCGCCTGCAGTGCCTGGTCCCCATCGGTGATGTGGAGGTAGTGGACACCTGGCACACCGCAGGCCTGAGGGGCACCGGAAGCAATGACATCCATGCAGGGCAACTGTTTGTGCCTGCCCACCGGGCGGCGGCCTGGACCCTGCTGACGGGCGAGGACAACCCCGGCAGCCGCATTCATCCTGACCCCATCATCAATACGCCCATGGGCACGCTGCTGAACATCGTTGCGCCCTCGGCCGCCCTGGGAGCCGCAGAACACGCCGTCGAGCTGTTCCGGGAACAGATGCTCCGGCGCAAGGTCAAGAACACCGCGGAGAACCGCCAGGCGGACTCGCCCCTCGCACAGGCGCGCTTTGCCCAGGCCTACGGGCTGGTGGCCACAGCGCGGCTGCACTGGATGGAGGCGCTGCGGCTGGTGGCCGCTTCCCACCGGCGGCAGCCCAGGACCATGACGGAGGACGAAAGGGCGCAGCACCGGCTGTCCTTTGCCCTCAGCGGCCAGGCTGCCGCCCAGGCTGTCAATCTGGCCATGGCCGGCTCCGGCGGGGGCGCCCACCGGCTTTCGCATCCGCTGCAGCGGATCCAGCGCGATGTGGGCGTCCTGCTCAACCATCCGACGCTGGCCACCGATCCCATCCTGGAACAGGCGGGCCGGGGGCTCCTTGGCCTGGGCCTGACCGTCTCCAGTTTCTAGCGGCGCCGGGAGCCACGCCAACCGCACCGGACAGCCACGTAGACTGGCATGATGCGGTTGGTAGCAAGCGACATTGACGGAACGATCCTCGGCCACGACGGAAAAATCAGCGACCGCACCGTCCGCGCCTTCCACGCATGCCGGGAGGCCGGCGTCGAACTCGTTTTTGTCACCGGGCGGCCGCCGCGCTGGCTGCACCCGCTGCAGGACCAGCTTGGCCATACGGGCACCGTGATCTGCTCCAACGGCGCCGTGGTCTGGGACCTTGAGGCGGACCAGCTGGTGTCTGCCCGCACGTTGACCATTGACGCCGTGCTGGAGGTGCGCCGCGTCATCAAGGGGCTGCGGCCCGCCGCCCTGTTCGCCGCCGAAACGCTCACCGGGTTCCACCTGGAGCCCGGCTTCATCGAAAACGGCTCCAGCGAACTCCTCTCCGAATTCACTCCGGCGCCGCTTGCGCGGACGCTGGCGACTGACGATGCCGTGGTGAAGTTCCTGGCCATTGTCCGCGAAGGCACCGCCGACGACTTCCTCGCGGAGGTGGCTCCCGCCGTCGAACACCTCGCATCCGCCACGCACTCATCCCCGGGGGTGTCCATGCTTGAGCTCTCGGTCCCCGGCGTCAACAAGGCCGTCACCCTGGCGGAATATGCGGCCGGCCTGGGAATCGGGGCCGCTGACGTGGTGGCTTTCGGAGACATGCCCAATGACATCGAGATGCTCCGCTGGGCAGGCCACGGCTATGCCATGGCCAGCGGCCACCCGGACGCGATCCGGGCCGCAGGCCGGCAGGCCCCGCGTTTTGACGACGACGGCGTGGCCCAGGTCCTGGAGGCACGTCTGGCCTCGCTGGGCGTCCACCTGTCCTGACCCGGCTGCGGCAATGGCGGCACCTGCGCCGTTTACACAGCTGGCGCTCACCTCGCGTTCACCTTTGCTCCCTAACGTTGGAGGCGGAGAGCCCAACCTCTCCGTTCGTGCACAGGGGGAAGCAATGGGAAGAAAAGCGAAGCATGGAACTGCCGAGGCGCCGCTCCGCGAGGCCGCGCCTGCTCCGCACTGGAAGAAGCTGCGGCAGGGCGACCGGGTCCGCGTCCTCCTGGCTCCGGGTTTCGAGGCCAGCGGCCTGGTGGACGCCGTCACCGCCGACCATTCGGCGGTTTGGATCGATTTCGACGGCGGGCGGGGCCGGACGCTGCTGCACTGCAGCGACGGCGTGGACATAGTCCTCCAGGAGGGCTGATCCCCGCCGGCCCCGGCTGGGGTACGCTCGCATTGTGGCCCTCCCCTTCTTCGAGCATGCTGATGCCGACGGGTCATTACTGCCCATCGCCATGGCTCACCGCGGGTTTTCACGCGAAGGTTTGGAGAACTCGATGGCCGCATTCCGCGCCGCGGTCGAGCTCGGCTACCGGTACCTCGAGACCGATGTCCACACCACTTCCGACGGCGTGGTGTTCCTCTTCCACGATGAGACGCTGGACCGGGTCACCGACGGCAGCGGGAAGGTGTCCGAGCTTCCCGCCCATAGGGTTTCCGAGGTGCGCATCGGCGGGCGCGAGCCCATCCCGCGGTTCGACGAGCTGCTCCTGGAGCTCCCCGACGTCCGGCTGAACGTGGACGTCAAGGACTGGAACTCCGTACGCAGCATCGCCGCCGGCATCGAATACCACCAGGTGCACCACCGGGTGCTGCTGACCAGCTTCTCGGACCGGCGCCGGCGGGCGGTACTGAAGCTGCTGAGCCAGCCGGTGGCTGCGTCCGCCGGTGTGGTTTCGGTTGGCCTGTTCACCGTGCTGGGCCCGCTGCTCCCGGGGCCGGTCTTCAGGTGGGGCATGCGCCTGAACCTGCGCGGGGTCCACGCCCTCCAGGTTCCGGTGCGTTACGGCAGGGTGGAAGTGGTGACGCCCGGGTTTGTCCGCCGCGCCCACGCCCTGGGCCTGGTGGTCCATGTCTGGACCATCAATGATCCGGAGGAGATGCACCGGCTCCTTGACCTGGGCGTGGACGGGCTGGTGACCGACCGCGCGGACCTGCTCCGCGAGGTCCTGCTGGAACGCGGAAAGTGGCCGCGCGGCTGATGTGAGCTACCCGCGGCCTGTGCTGGTTGAGGGGTCCTGGTCCCCTTCGGAAGGGTCTGCCCGCAACTCGTCGGGATTGGACTCCGGCAGGCCGCCCGGCCCGGGAACCCCGCCCGCGCCAACACCCCCACCGCCTTCCGGGGCGGAGGCACTGCCGGCCAGGCCGTCGTCGTCCTGGTCCGCTGTGCCGCTGCCGCCCGTGCCGCTGCCGTCTTCCGGATTGCCGGCCTCCTCGTCACCGCTAAACGGATTCGCCGATACGGGTCCGGGGGCGGCGCCGGTCTTGAGTCCGGGTGCCTTTTCCTTCTCCGCTTCCATCGCGTTGGATCCCTCGCTCAGGGAGGAGTGCACTTCCACGTCATCGTTGGGATCCGTGGGATCAGGAACATGTGTTTTCTCCGTGGGCTTGGATGTCCCCGCCAGATCCTCCATGGCGTTTTCCGCTGCCTTGCCGATGCTGTCGCCGATACCCATGTGACTGCTCCTTCCGACCTCGCGTGCCGGGCATCCCAGCGGATGCCCGGAGCATTACCCTTCCAGAATTATCAGCATGCTTACAATTAGTCCAGAGCCGGGGCAAGGAACCCCGGCCGGGCAGGAAGGACGCATGCACCATGAGCAGCTACCATCCGGAAAACGATCCAGCGAACCCTGACCAGCCGGGCAAGGACCACACGGAGGCGGCCGGAACAGCCGCCGGGCGCGGCAGCGAGGCGTCTGCGGGCTCGCCGAACCCGGACCCTGCGGAAGGCAACGTCACCGGCCTGGAGCCGGGCGGGGGAGTGCCCCCGGGCGAGACGCCGCCGGCTGAGGACCAGATGAGCCGGGACCAGGGCCACAGCGAATAGCGGCACTGGTGAGGCTTGGCAGGCCCGCCGGACTGCATCCGGCGGGCCGGCAGCCAGTGCGGGATGTGTCAGTGCGGTTCGTTTGTGTGCGGCGTGCCGGCCGCCTGCCCGGGTTCCGCCAGGTGGCGGTTGATCCCGTCCAGGTCCAGCCGGGTGTTCCAGCTGGCCCAGTCCTTCGGCCGGACCGAAGGCCTGCCGAGGAGGTAGCCCTGCCCGGCGGTGATTCCCAGTTCGGTGAGGACCTTGAGCTCCCCGACGGTCTCGATGCCCTCAGCCACAAGGGAGGTGCCGATCTGGTCCGCGAAGTCCACCAGGCAGGCTGCCAGGGCGCGCTGGAGGCCGTCTTTGTCAACGTCGCCAATGACGTTCCGGCCCACCTTCAGGAAGTCGGGCCGGAGGTGCACCATCCGGCTCAATGCCCCCGCCCCTGAATGGGTGTCATCCACGGCAATGCGCAGACCCTGGTCGCGCAGCGGATTGATGGCGGCAATGAACTGCGGGTATTCCTCGTCCTTGACGGTTTCGGTCAGTTCGAGCACCACACGGCTGATGGGAAGCTCGATGTGCTCGAACAATTCCGGCAGCCGGGGGTCAAGGCATGAATCGGGCGAGATGTTGAGGGACACAAACAGGTTCTCGGGAAGTGTCTTGGCTGCGGCGGCCGCAGATCCGAGTGCCGAGAATTCCAGGTTTGCTCCCAGCCCCACAGCGGCTGCCTCAGCGAACCACAGTTCAGCGGCGGCACCGTCGTCGCTGACGAACCGGGACAACGCCTCGACTCCAACCACGATTTTTTCTTCCAGGCCATAGATGGGCTGGAAGGCCGTCATCAACATCTGGCTCTCGAGCAGGGCGCTGATGCGGGACATGCTGCGGATCGCGTCGATTTGCTCCGCCACCTTAGGCGGGACGGCCGGGGTGAGGCGCATCTCCCTGGCGGTTTCCAGCGTTTCCACCGTGTTGGCGTCGCTCCGCCGGGTTTCAAGGAGGTATTCGAGCAGGGCCCGTTCGGGCACTCCGGGATTTTCATCCAGCCTGTTGCTCAGGCGCTGCCGGACAGCCGCTCCGGCCGGATCCGTGTCCGCCAGTACAGCGGCGATAATTCCCCATGCCTGTAGTCGAACCGACATTAGCTACGCCCCCAGTTGACGAAGTAATGACCCAGTGGCCCTTTGTTGTTCAATTTGTAAACGCCTTTAAAGTCCGGTGCCCTGTCCAACATTGATTTTCGCGGCGACGAAAACCGCAGACACCGCACCACGATCGTATATCGCAGGGAACAAAAGCGCAGTAGTTTCAGCCTTTCCGCTTCGCGCTTTCCGGCTGCTTCGCCAGCAATTCCGGAATCTGTTCGGGAGGGACCGGCCTGCTGAAGAAATAGCCCTGGGCGCTGAGGCAGCCGAGGCCGCGGAGAAGCTCCGCCTGCTCTGCCGTTTCCACGCCTTCCCACACCGCTTCCAGGCCACAAGCGCGGACGAGTTGCAGGACCGCTGCCACCAGGGCGGGCTGCGTGGGATCGGTTCCCAGCCCGGTGATCAGCGACCGGTCCACCTTGACCCGGTCCACGGGGAGCCGGCGCAGGTAGCTGATGGACGAGTAGCCGGTGCCGAAATCGTCGATCTCGATCCCCACACCCAAGCCCCGCAGCCCGCCCAGCGAGTACCGGTCCAGATCGTTGCCTTTGACGATGGCGACTTCCGTCAGCTCCAGCACCACCTGGTCCGGCTGGACGCCGGTTTCCTTCAGGACGCTCCTGACGTCCTCGATGAACTGCAGGCTCTGCAGGTCCGTGGCGGAAATATTGATCCGGACGGAGAACCGGCTGTCCACCACGGAGGCGTTGACCCATTCGCGGAGCTGGTGCACAGCCGTCCGGAGCACCCACAGCCCGAGCTCGGAGATCAGCCCGGCTTCTTCCGCCAGCGGGATGAATTCGTCGGGCATGATCAAGCCGCGGGTCGGGTGGTTCCAGCGGACCAGGGCCTCCACGCCCTCGATCCGGCCTGTGCCCAGCTCCACCACCGGCTGGTAGTTGAGCGTCAGGCCGTCGCTGCTGATCGCGGCACGCAGATCCTCCACCAGCTGGCTGCGGAGCCTGCGGACCAGCAGGAGCCCCGGCTCGAAGCGGTGCAGCTTGCTCTGGCCTTCGGCCTTGGACGCATACATGGCGACGTCGGCCTCCATCAGCATGTCCTCCGGCGACTTGCCCGGCTCGCCGGCGCTGAGCCCGATGCTGGCACCGCAGCGGAAGCTGCGTTCAGGCAGCTCAATGGGCTGGCCCACGGCGGCCAGGATGCGGTGGCCCACGATGCCGGCCTGGTCAGGGGTGGCCGACGGCAGGACGATGGCGAACTCGTCGCCGCCGAGGCGGGCAACGACGTCGGATTCGCGCACGGCGCTGCGGATTCGCTCCCCCACGGTGATCAGGACGTGGTCCCCGGTGGAATGGCCCAGGCTGTCGTTGATGGATTTGAAGGCGTTCAGGTCCATCATCAGCAGGACCGGGCTTTCGCCTTCTTCGGAGCGGGCCTCGAGGGCGGCCCTCAGCGCGTCGATCAGGGCGGAGCGGTTTGCCAGGCCCGTGAGCGGGTCCTGCATGGCCATCTTCTGCATCTCGAGATGGGCCTCGTGCAGGAGCTGGGTCCGGACCTGCACCCGCTGCTCAAGCTCCTCGTAGATGACCTGCAGGTCCTCTGCCAGCAGGTTGGTGCCCATGATGATGGCATCCAGCTCATCACGCGCCGGCGAAACCTCGATCCGGGAGGTGAGGTCTCCGGACGCCAGCCGCACGATGCCTTCCAGGAGCTGGGAGAGCCGCGGGTCGTTATCCGCAAACATCGGATTCCTGCATTCCGCTCAGTTTTCCCGGCTGCGTTCAGCGTCGAGGGGGAGGCTGACCGTGACCGTGGTCCCTGCGCCCAGGATTGAGGAGACGTCGATCCGGCCGCCGTGGCGGGACACAATGTCCTTGGTGATGGCCAGCCCCAGCCCTGTGCCGGGAATGGCGCCGGACATGGCGTTTGATGCCCGGTAGAACCGCGTGAAGACGTGGTCGATCTCGTCGCTCGAAATGCCGATGCCGGTGTCCGCCACACTGACGGTGGCCCACCGCGTGCCGTCGGCTGCTGCGTGCGACTCGCTCCCCACCTGGATGCGCCCTCCGCTGGGGGTGAACTTGATGGCATTGGAGACCAGGTTGGTAAACACCTGCTGCAGCTGCACCTCGTCGGCAAGGATCTCCGGGTCCTCCGGAACCTGCTCCACGGCGATGGTGACGTTTTGCAGGGTGGCCAGCGGCCGGAGTGCTGCGGCAACCAGGTCCAGGGTCTGTCCCAGCCGCACCGGGGTGAGGTGCATCAGGCTGTCATCAAGTCCGTTGCGTGAGACGCTCAGCATGTCCTCGATCAGGATCCTCAGCCGCTCGGTGTTGCGGACCACGATGTCCAGCATCTGGTGGACCTCGGGCGAAACGGGCTGCTCGGTGCTTTCCTGGATCATGTCCAGGTACGCCATGATGGACGTCAGCGGCGTCCGCAGCTCATGGTTGACGGTGGCCAGGAAATCGGTTTTGGCCTTGTCCAGCTGCTGCAGTTGCTTCACCACCTGCTGCTGGCTGCTGATCAGGTGGCTCTGGATCAGTCCGTGCGCCGCGTTGCCCGCCACGTGTTGGATGAGCCCCAGTTCGGTCCCGGACCAGGTCCGCGGCTGGTCGATCATCGCAATCCAGATTATGCCCAGCGAGGAACTGCCCTCGCCCATGGGTACCGCCAAGGAGGAGACGGCGTCGGCGATGCCCGGCGAAGCGGCCTCACCCGCTGTCAGGTCCTCCGCGCCGGGTGAGGACGAGGTCTCGGTGCCGGCCCACAGCAGGTCCGCTGCGTGGCGGGCATCCTGCTCGTCCGGCAGGGCCTGCTCGCGGAG contains:
- the ribA gene encoding GTP cyclohydrolase II, with amino-acid sequence MTVTSEQHVSHRLGNATVRSRVSVPLRFPDGYTATADVLTFHGLADGKEHLLLGLGGWEQALLHRESAQSAPIVRLHSECLTGDVFGSERCDCGPQLREGVEEIAATGGFLLYLRQEGRGIGLYAKLDAYALQDAGLDTYEANVALGHGEDERDYTAAAQMLAALGATSVRLLSNNPDKTAQLTALGIEVTEQVPTGVHLSPANRAYLAAKRDHTAHTLDFAA
- a CDS encoding HAD family hydrolase, with translation MRLVASDIDGTILGHDGKISDRTVRAFHACREAGVELVFVTGRPPRWLHPLQDQLGHTGTVICSNGAVVWDLEADQLVSARTLTIDAVLEVRRVIKGLRPAALFAAETLTGFHLEPGFIENGSSELLSEFTPAPLARTLATDDAVVKFLAIVREGTADDFLAEVAPAVEHLASATHSSPGVSMLELSVPGVNKAVTLAEYAAGLGIGAADVVAFGDMPNDIEMLRWAGHGYAMASGHPDAIRAAGRQAPRFDDDGVAQVLEARLASLGVHLS
- a CDS encoding DUF6480 family protein produces the protein MSSYHPENDPANPDQPGKDHTEAAGTAAGRGSEASAGSPNPDPAEGNVTGLEPGGGVPPGETPPAEDQMSRDQGHSE
- a CDS encoding S-(hydroxymethyl)mycothiol dehydrogenase, which translates into the protein MVHRVKAVIAKEKNAPVSVETILVPDPGPGEALVDILTCGVCHTDLHYKQGGINDDFPFLLGHEATGVVSAVGDGVTSIAPGDRVILNWRAVCGECRACAKGQPQYCFNTHNATQKMTLEDGTVLSPALGIGAFAEKTLVAAGQCTKVDPEADAAAVGLLGCGIMAGIGAAINTGEVKRGESVAVIGCGGVGIAAIAGAKLAGATTIIAVDIDANKVEMATSHGATHGIDSSKEDPIEAIRALTGGHGADVVIDAVGRPETYKQAFYARDLAGRVVLVGVPTPSMKLELPLLDVFGRGGSLKSSWYGDCLPSRDFPMLVSHYKQGNLDLDAFVSERITIDQVEEAFERMHEGKVLRSVVELPVAGS
- a CDS encoding IclR family transcriptional regulator — encoded protein: MSATESETPGSGDSKGASVIVNAVAVLRTFTADEPLLGVTEIANRVGLHKSTVSRILATFEQEHLVERDAETRRFRLGLGLIAVAGPLLAELEERRVAYPVLRELSEQTGETSALMVWSGDESICVEQIASHHQIKHTTPLGARYNDALSASVQVFLAQLPEERVRSLLSSGAVTYPGMDASSLDAYLVRLKDDLRRGWAVNYGETSIDEVGLAAPVYDHRGEVVAAVLIPAPRFRVSTERLQALGESCAAAAAKVTARLGGRPREDRETPGQRQGRNKSL
- a CDS encoding aminopeptidase P family protein, yielding MTITTENATSVAELERTKILKNGEKVSLTFSDAEFERRIAGLRRIMAEKELDAVVLTSYHSIKYYSDFLFTTFGRSYGMVVTKDDTVTVTANIDAGMPWRRSYGDNIVYTDWRRDNYIFAIQEVLRTRGINPRRLGVEDDSLPLDNRNKIQAAFPSATLVDVAQAAMRQRMIKSAEEIEVIKHGARIGDLGGEAIRNAITAGITEYEVALIGTEAMVHEIARTFPNSEIRDTWVWFQSGINTDGAHNWATTRKIQEHDILSLNCFPMTSGYYTALERTLFYGEPDARSLELWNINVEVHKRGLELIKPGAVCKDIVAELNEIYVGYGLLANRTFGYGHSFGVLSHYYGREAGLELREDIDTVLEPGMVVSMEPMITVLDGQPGAGGYREHDILVVGEDGAENITKFPFGPEYNIIGA
- a CDS encoding EAL domain-containing protein — translated: MSVRLQAWGIIAAVLADTDPAGAAVRQRLSNRLDENPGVPERALLEYLLETRRSDANTVETLETAREMRLTPAVPPKVAEQIDAIRSMSRISALLESQMLMTAFQPIYGLEEKIVVGVEALSRFVSDDGAAAELWFAEAAAVGLGANLEFSALGSAAAAAKTLPENLFVSLNISPDSCLDPRLPELFEHIELPISRVVLELTETVKDEEYPQFIAAINPLRDQGLRIAVDDTHSGAGALSRMVHLRPDFLKVGRNVIGDVDKDGLQRALAACLVDFADQIGTSLVAEGIETVGELKVLTELGITAGQGYLLGRPSVRPKDWASWNTRLDLDGINRHLAEPGQAAGTPHTNEPH
- a CDS encoding glycerophosphodiester phosphodiesterase, encoding MALPFFEHADADGSLLPIAMAHRGFSREGLENSMAAFRAAVELGYRYLETDVHTTSDGVVFLFHDETLDRVTDGSGKVSELPAHRVSEVRIGGREPIPRFDELLLELPDVRLNVDVKDWNSVRSIAAGIEYHQVHHRVLLTSFSDRRRRAVLKLLSQPVAASAGVVSVGLFTVLGPLLPGPVFRWGMRLNLRGVHALQVPVRYGRVEVVTPGFVRRAHALGLVVHVWTINDPEEMHRLLDLGVDGLVTDRADLLREVLLERGKWPRG
- a CDS encoding acyl-CoA dehydrogenase family protein → MTIHIDDVYAVSTLPQSAAPKPAMVPARIPTHEELLARVDVLVPGLRERAEETENQRRLPDNTLLELQEAGVFKILAPTGVGGYGMGVETYGEVLRRLARGCPSTAWNAGHLAEHVWMLARWPQAAQDEVFADGPAPLAAATGAPAGLAEEVPGGYLITGRWSFASGVLHSQWALLAVEHNGVRLQCLVPIGDVEVVDTWHTAGLRGTGSNDIHAGQLFVPAHRAAAWTLLTGEDNPGSRIHPDPIINTPMGTLLNIVAPSAALGAAEHAVELFREQMLRRKVKNTAENRQADSPLAQARFAQAYGLVATARLHWMEALRLVAASHRRQPRTMTEDERAQHRLSFALSGQAAAQAVNLAMAGSGGGAHRLSHPLQRIQRDVGVLLNHPTLATDPILEQAGRGLLGLGLTVSSF